TGTTCCCAAACAGTGAAAACCAATATTAAGTTTCCAGAGATCTCCTTGATCAGCTGTTTTACTGCTATGAAACAGACATTATGGTGATTTATTTACTGATTTAAAGTTACTTAGCTGCTTTGTAAACTGCTAATTATGTCTGAATTTCCTTCCTGCCTCCCTcttgattttagaaaaataaactTTGATCATTGTCTAGTCCATCAATCAAGAAAAAGTAGGATGGAAATTTTGTGTGTGGTCATGGAAAGTATTCGAACTACAAGGCAGTGCTCATTAACTGTCCATACTGGAATGCGTGGAGAGACAATGAGGGTAAATATGTTTGACAAAGTTCTGTAACTCAAATGATCAAGCATAAAAAGGTCATTATTATAAATTTTATGGTTTGATTTAATTGTGTTTTTAGAATGTAAGCTTATAAAAAATCTAAAGTAAATCTATATTATTGTACTAATGTAAAGTGGTTTAAAAGTTGGTCTTTTGTTAGCAGTACTTATATGACAGAGGGATGGGAAATGCATGAAAAGATGGCTAGACAATGAGCCATTGCCTGGGGTAAAGCCTCAGCAAAAAAGTGGAATTTACTACTTCTTAGTTTGACTTTCTAATAAATGTATAACCTTTCTttcattattatttcattattacAGTTATCTTCTCTAGCACATTGGAATTTCAGGTCATTATTTGAAGGGTTGGCATCTTATTCCCTGTCTTATGCTCTTCCTCCCCCTTCCCCCTCGATGCATTTCAATAATTAAACTTACAAGTCTTCTAACTTTGCTCTTTCTAGTACTAATAAATCATTCACATAATTTTCACTAAGTGATGAAAATTACTCTCTCTGTATCAAAATTTATTAAAATGCAAAGTAGTTAATAGAAAATTCTTCAGTTGTGAAATTTGATCTTCAAAGTTTCCCCCTGACATTATAATTCTCAATATATGAAGTTAAGATTagtattttgtttatttattcttttcaatttgtaatgtttttatCTTTGGATCCTTCTCTAAATTATAGTTTCACATAATTGAAGATCAGAATTCTAAAGGGCGGGACAAAGCCATTGTTTTTCCTGCACATACAACTATTGCTTTTAGTGTATTTGAACTCTACATTCATTTGGATGGTAATTTCGGTAAGTGATGTGAATTACTGTCATTACTGCTATTGTTTATAATGATTTAAGTTTTAAAAGCTGTTTCATTGCTCTTGGTATACAGAAGCCCTGATCCCGTACAATGGGATGTTTTAATTTTATGCACATAAGTATTCTGACATTCTGACAGAAATGGTGCTTGCAAAGAAAACAAGGCAGGTGCTAGAAGAAAATAGTCTGCTGTGGGAACATTTCTCAAAAGTTAGACTTGGCATTTTTTAAATTCTGTGGTTGCATGGAAAAAAAGCCCCACTTAGTTATATTTCTAgctggtgaggaacaggtttctGAGACTATCTGATAAGTTTTGCATAAAATAGGCAAGTACAAATGTACAAGTGAAGAAAAAAGTGTACAGAACTTCTAAACTAGTAACTTTTTTTCTGTTGGGGCTTTAATTTCAGTCTGATGCATCATTTGCACATATAAATATCTGAAGCTATTTAGGTGGAATTAATTGCAGCAAttggaaacaaataaaaaatttgCATAGCATAGATTTTACTTTAAAGTATTTCTTTCAAGTTATGGATAGAATTCCGTACTGAAAGTGGTAAGTACAGAACTCACAGCCTTGCTTACAATGTTTCATTTCTACTTTCAAGTAAAACTACAGAAATGTTTGTCCTTCAGAACCAGGGCTTCCATTGTTATGCTACTGACTGTCCTGACCCCTTAACATGGCCGTAATTTGTGTATGAACCAAAACAGGCTCTGAAGATTTTAATTGAAAGCCACCAACAGTTAAAAATTCCCATCAAATCTGTGTTATTTGATTCTGTGAGCTACTACTGTGTGCAGACTTGTACTAAAAAGTTATACTAGCCATTAAAAACATTAGCAAAGCTAAATTTAATCACTGTTAACTTTATTGATTAGAAAGCATATTAAATTGTTGTGCAATTATGGCTTTTATATTTAGTCCTTTTAAAAACTGTTCATTTTTGCAGAACTCTGTGTGACTCCAATTGCAAAAGGAGGATTTGAAAGAGAGAAATCTGGATCATCTTCACTGACCAAATTCAGGAGATTAAAGAATAATCTCTTTCATCGAAGTATGACTTTTGATATTTATACACAAATGTCTTATTTAAAAGTGTACCTTTGCTTCTTTAATTTCTGTCCAAGATgaatgtttaaagaaaaaaattttgaaGCAAAATGAACCTCTCAATTTCTATTGAAATGAATTGAAATTCTATTTCTATGTATTGAAATGATTATAGAGTTATTAAAATTTACATTTGGGAACCTGTCTCTCAGAAATAACAAATCTGTTCATTAAACTCTAAAGATCTTAAAACGTATGGCTGTTGGTAAACTGGTAGTGAGTAATTACACAGCTAGCATAACATTGAGCCTATTTCATGTGTTTGCCATTTACAGCTCATATTATACAAgttataataatagtaatagttgAAGGCAAAAGCTGTAATTTTAAATATCAAACAATATTAACTGCAATAATTGAATGTACTCCTTAGGCACTATGTTCCCATGACAGGATACCATCACAGTCCTCTTTTTTCATTCTAATATCAACATAGCATCCAACAAAAAATGCAGATCCCTATATGCAGCTTTAGACTAAGATCTTAAACTTATAACACTCCTTAGTCCAAGTACTTTGGAAATCTGCAGATCTGAGTGTGAAGATAAATGCTGAGCAGTAAACATGTCCCAAAAATGCTGTGATTAGGTGTTCCTCCTCCACTGTAGTCCATTCTTGATCAAAGGACTTTCATGGACCAAGccttcagtgctgctgcagtCCACACAAGGGGAATACATCTTCAGTGGGTATGATACATCTCAGGAGCTGTAGCTGCCTAAACGTCCTTCACTCAATCTAGTAAGTCCCTGAAGAGAGAAGGAAAGGTTCCTACCTGGCACATCTGGATCCTTAGAAATCTGCTAGGAGGTTAACAAGGAGTCCTCTGAGTTTTCTAAACATATTAAGTAGTAGTGGGATTTTTTTGTAAATAATAGGAAATAAAAGAGAATTTACAATGTTTAGAacataaaactagaaatgcaaaaatagaaacaaggaAGTACACTGTGGTTTGACTTTGCACCAATTTCTCAGAAGCCTGCTGCATGCCTACCTTTTAGGTATATTTCTAAAAATATAATTACATAGGTCATATACAAAACATTCTAGTTTTTTTTGCTGCCTTAAGTGAAGTTGAAGAAAAATTTTCATCACATAGGGTTTTTGATGGAAAGCAATCTATATGGCATGCTTAGAATAGTTTTGTGCATCAGTTGTTATTTCTATAATTAAACTGATATTTTTTAAACAACAAATCATAGTATTATAACAAAATACTGCTTCTTTTCCTTGTGTGTTCTTTTTCAGATAAAGGAGTAGTGGAAATCGTTGCTAACTCTGATCCTTACTTGGAGGACCTTTTTACAGATTATTATGAAAAAGCTGCAAGCATGACTGATCTCTCTACAAGCTATCTCAGAGACGGTTCTCATATCCGAATTAATTTACTTAATAACAACATCCCCAAAGGCCCCTGTGTCCTCTGTGGAATGGGAAGTTCAAAAAGGGAGACAGTCTATGGATGCCTGGAGTGTTCTTTCAATGGACAGAAGTATGTACGACTGCATGCCGTGCCCTGTTTTGACCTCTGGCATAAGAGAATGAAGTAACTGATCTGGGTAAGTGCCTGTTATCACAGACATGGGCATAACTGTGCCACAAACTTTTCAGAGTTAGCAAATATGTCTCCAATTGTGACATGCAAAACAGTGAAAGTGCAAAACATTTTATTACACTGTTTTCTTCAAATTCTGTGCTTTGTAGTCAATGACTTCTACTTTAGAATGCACACGAATTTCCTGACATTGCTGTTTTTCCTAGAACCTTCTCATTATCATGATAATGAAAAACATActtttaaatagtattttcataaTGTCAGAATATATGCTAGAACTTAAAGTTGTTTACACAAACTTGTTGTTAAACCCCAAAATGTTGCCTTTCTCTACACTGGCATATGATGGTTAAATGAGAATATTTGTTAATAATTTAGTGTTCTCATGAATGTTTAATTGAAGTATCAGATTAAAAAACATGCTAAAACTTAGCTCAGTCTAATGTTTCAGTTACAaaagggaacaactggaactatGGATGGGAGCTTCATATTAGGGTGCTGTTGCTGAATATCAAGTTTGTTTAATTATGAAAAAGTACCAGCCAGTTTACCTGCTGCAGTTGGATTCTATGTCACAGCTGCTCTTGACTTTCTTTTATATGCTCAGAAAAAAAACTACTTAGCAGAAAATGTTTTGGAAGCTTATGAAAATAATGGAACTGCTCACTCCAGCAAGACTTCAGGGGTGAATGTCTTTAACAGGTGCATCCAAGGAAAATTGAGTCTGTTGAGGACTGGAACACCACAGATCTGTGTCCAGGGCTAGGattgggctgtggggcagggtgctATTAAACCTCTCACCACACTGTTTTACACTGGCAGAGCAAAAAACCTTTTTATACCTTTTTATTTCAAGGATAACCTAGGTATGGAAGCTTTTTCACTTGTGCTGCCACTTTCACTGTGTACATATCATTATTACATGTTGAAATGAATACAGCCATTGCTTTTCATGTGAGAAGAGTTAAGCATGTTACATGAGTGGTATGATGTGTTCTGCACAAGCAGAACAGTTAACAGATACAAGTACTGCCTACTAACTATTCCTACTTCTTTGCATTTTTCCAGTGAGGAAAACCAGAATGATGTTCAAATAATTAATTACTGATGTTTATATACAGCATCTTCCATCATCTTCAACCTCATTCAATTAAATTATGATCGTGTAGATTTTTAACTTGGTGCTGCTGAATAAACTGGCTAACATCACGATTTTACTAAGTCAAAGTTTAAACACTCACTCAAAATACTGCTTTTTCTTCAACACCAAATTCTTCTTGTTAATATTACACCCAAGAggttattttgttttaaaaacatttttgtttttATCTTAACATTCCATAAACAGAGTTGGCCGATTTTAAGGCCTTTTATAGTGAATTGCTGCAAATTGCCTTTCCTCAAGAAGCTAGGCCTGGAGCCTGCAGGGGTCTAAGAGTTATATTCCTGGGATTCCCTTTTTATTTCACAGGGGATtgagattttccttttttattttagagGGGATTTAGAAGTGTTCAGCAGTTATATTCCAGCTATGTCAAAGATTACTGTAACTTTTGTGTGCTCAATACTGAGCTCAGTATTGCTCAGTGTGAGCAATACTGCAGATCGGAACATGTTGTAAGAACCACAAATATTAGATCATGGTGTACctcaattttatttctttcttttgaaaCATCTGACACGTTTTATTAGCTGAATgttaaaaataagatttttacAGTCATCTTAAGAGATACAAAAAGATCCCActataaaaaaaatacaaaaattatgTGACAAAGTATTATTATTTAGAATTCAGTGTGCAGAAGACAGCCAAAGATTTTTTTAAGTACTTAGAGTTCATCATGCTGGTAGACATTGTACTCCTTTGCTGATATGAAGCCATCTCTATCATGGTCATTCTTCTTAAATATATCAGCTAAGATTTCATCATGGGCAGAAGGATGACGTTTTTTGCCATCTCTTGCAAATTCTTCTTTCAAATACTGGCTTAtctagaacaaaagaaaaaagtcaaATCATTGTGACTTTTATGTCAGTACTCAATCTAGGTATCTTCAAGGACACTGGAAGTATACAAGTAATGTACTGTGATTTCAGTGCAGACACATCTATGGCTTGTCTACAGAAGTGTGAGACTTACTAATGTATTAAAGCAATTTTCAGCAAACTACAGCACAGTGTAGTTTGTGTAAACACACAGAAACCTTAGGTGATCAGCTGCAGCAGAGAGAGCTCAGGTAAAGATAAAACTGATGCAGCCACACCTATAGTTTTAGAAATTATTTGTTTCAAATTATTTGTATCGTATTACCTCAAGTTCAGAGAGCTTCTTGTCACCGTCTTTGTCTATTTGATTAAATGCCTCAACACTACGAGGTCCTTTATTTACTGCATAAAGTTCAATCTCAAAGATCAGTGTTGCATTGGGTGGAATCTTACCCTGTGCtatgaataaaagaaaaaaagtgtttaaGGAATCAGACACTGTAGGCAGAGATCACATATATGATAAATTCACAGGTATGGTAAAAGGTACTTTAtgtaaaataatgtaaaataatattatatataaaacatGTATGCTGTTTAAAATGTACATCTCAAAAAGCAGCAACAGCATGTAAATCATCTGACTTGCTAAAAATCCCCACAGAAGCTTCAAACTACTGGAATACTTTGTCTGGCCTCTGAATTAAGAAAATAACTGTTAGAATTCTTTGTTCCTGGATCAAAGCATTTTCTGCCACCTGATGTAAAACCAGCACTGCCTACAAACACAGGTCCATGTATTGTGCATCTGGCAAAAAAAGGGAACTGAAAAGAGACAGCAACAAACCAATGCAGTCTAAAATAGTGCCTAAAGAGCATAAAAAATCATGCAGTGTAAAATTAAAATGTAAACATGCAAGCTGCCAAAGCCAGTGAGCATGACAGTGTAACCTCAGAATTTTGAGCTTGTGTCCCTCCTTCATAAACTGAAGAAAAGCTAAAGAATCTACACTGTTTGTATACAGAAGATAAAGAAAACTATCACACTACTCATCTAAAGTAGCCATAGCAAAAATAACAGAGTTCAAAAGGTTTTAACTTTCCATGCTTTAGAAAAGTAGTATTAAATACATCTGAATATAAATCAAGATTTAAATATACCTTATAAAAGAAAGATACAATACTAGAATTCAGTGCCAGCAGTTTACAAATATACATACCAACAAAGGAAAGACATGTAAAGATTTAGAAAGTCACATGCATCTTTTTTTAATCAAGATTAGGCAGGTATCTTCCCCAGCATGCAGGAATATGCTGAGACAGAGGACAGGTGAGCTGTAGGAAAATACTACTTCTTCCTTCAAGTGCTACCTGAAACAAACAGTTAACACTAGTATTAAAGAACAGTTTTTATTTGTATCAGTGTTTTTCGTTTTTGTATGAAATTGTATTAAAGACAAAACTGATGCATTGAATTCTGACACATCAGTACCAAAATATTACTATAGAGCAGAGCACCAATGCTCTGGTGAATAAAAAGGAGCATTCATAGAAACTCCTACACCCAGGTCAGAGCTGAATTTATCTACATTTGAGTGCTCAAACACTGCATAAAACTTGTACTGGAACTTTTTTAAGTAATCTGCACACTGAATTATCTTACATTCAAATCAGATCTCATGCACT
The sequence above is a segment of the Melospiza melodia melodia isolate bMelMel2 chromosome 8, bMelMel2.pri, whole genome shotgun sequence genome. Coding sequences within it:
- the PJVK gene encoding pejvakin codes for the protein MFAAATKNFVKQVGDGGRLVPVPSLSEADRYQPLSLVIKKRKCLLSKKSKFASTPFTLKDILQGEKEISAGEVSWLVFNEKKIKNLIKKSEKKTFHHHTKVIFFYSGVSSYQLLNYEDKSDVSLNGRRGNQIMNDVGFDVAGSDSIAFKASFGIVTKHEVEVPTLLRELTTRKINFDHCLVHQSRKSRMEILCVVMESIRTTRQCSLTVHTGMRGETMRFHIIEDQNSKGRDKAIVFPAHTTIAFSVFELYIHLDGNFELCVTPIAKGGFEREKSGSSSLTKFRRLKNNLFHRNKGVVEIVANSDPYLEDLFTDYYEKAASMTDLSTSYLRDGSHIRINLLNNNIPKGPCVLCGMGSSKRETVYGCLECSFNGQKYVRLHAVPCFDLWHKRMK